The following are from one region of the Corylus avellana chromosome ca1, CavTom2PMs-1.0 genome:
- the LOC132167669 gene encoding UDP-glycosyltransferase 74F2-like translates to MEKQKNGYKAHCLVLSYPTQGHINPMLQFSKRLDNKGVRVTLVTTFSISKTIHKEATSIALDTISDGYDDGGIEQAESIQAYLDSFWRVGSQTLTQLLEKFSSSGSPVDCIVYDAFLPWALDVAKKFGLIGAVFFTMSCAVDNILYQVHKGALKLPLSESEILLPGLPPLEREDMPSFISDFGSYPAFFDMVVQQFSNIDKADWVLCNTFYELEQEVVDWMAKIWPLRTIGPTIPSMFLDGRIKDDKVYGFSIFNPSTDACMKWLDDRPKGSVVYVSFGSMAVLEVEQMEELAWGLRMSNNYFLWVVRASEEVKLPKNFMEETAEKGLVVHWCPQLEVLTHKTVGCFVTHCGWNSTLEALSFGVPMVAVPQWTDQSTNAKYIMDVWKMGLKAPADEKGFVRREAVEYCLKEIMEGERGKEIKKNALKWKKLAVEAVEEGGSSDINIEEFVAKLVS, encoded by the exons ATGGAGAAGCAAAAGAATGGCTACAAAGCTCATTGTTTGGTGTTGTCCTATCCAACCCAAGGCCACATTAACCCCATGCTCCAATTCTCCAAGCGTTTGGATAACAAAGGAGTAAGAGTTACACTCGtcaccaccttctccatctccaagACCATCCACAAAGAAGCCACCTCCATTGCTCTCGACACCATCTCCGACGGCTACGACGACGGCGGCATAGAGCAAGCGGAGAGCATCCAGGCCTATTTGGACAGCTTTTGGCGAGTCGGGTCACAAACTCTGACTCAGCTCCTCGAGAAATTCTCTAGCTCAGGCTCCCCTGTTGATTGTATTGTCTATGATGCTTTCTTGCCTTGGGCTCTCGACGTAGCCAAAAAGTTTGGCTTAATCGGGGCTGTGTTTTTCACTATGTCTTGTGCTGTTGATAATATATTGTACCAAGTCCATAAAGGAGCTCTTAAACTCCCTCTTTCGGAGTCGGAGATTCTTCTTCCCGGGTTGCCGCCGCTTGAACGTGAAGATATGCCGTCCTTCATTTCGGATTTCGGATCTTACCCGGCTTTCTTTGACATGGTTGTCCAACAATTCTCCAACATTGACAAAGCTGATTGGGTCCTTTGCAACACGTTTTATGAGCTAGAGCAAGAG GTGGTGGATTGGATGGCAAAGATATGGCCGTTGAGGACAATAGGACCAACTATACCATCTATGTTCTTAGATGGGCGAATTAAAGATGACAAAGTCTATGGCTTCAGCATCTTCAACCCAAGCACCGATGCTTGCATGAAATGGCTAGATGATCGTCCAAAAGGGTCGGTTGTTTATGTTTCCTTTGGGAGTATGGCAGTTCTTGAAGTTGAGCAAATGGAAGAACTAGCTTGGGGATTGAGAATGAGCAACAACTACTTCTTGTGGGTGGTCAGGGCATCAGAAGAGGTGAAGCTCCCCAAAAACTTCATGGAGGAGACGGCTGAGAAGGGATTGGTAGTTCATTGGTGTCCTCAGCTGGAG gTCTTAACTCACAAGACAGTGGGATGCTTTGTAACACATTGTGGGTGGAACTCTACTTTAGAGGCCCTCAGCTTCGGTGTTCCAATGGTTGCAGTGCCACAATGGACAGACCAAAGTACGAATGCGAAGTATATTATGGATGTTTGGAAGATGGGACTAAAAGCTCCAGCGGATGAGAAAGGGTTCGTCCGGCGAGAAGCAGTAGAATATTGTCTCAAGGAAAtaatggagggagagagagggaaagagataaagaaaaatgctttgaAATGGAAGAAATTGGCCGTAGAGGCTGTTGAAGAGGGTGGAAGTTCTGATATAAACATTGAAGAATTTGTAGCAAAGTTGGTTAGCTAG